One part of the Palaemon carinicauda isolate YSFRI2023 chromosome 23, ASM3689809v2, whole genome shotgun sequence genome encodes these proteins:
- the LOC137617492 gene encoding perlucin-like protein, translating to MHTTLYQQAKSTRGNTSRNIADSLESMTQEVSAQEQTSEKLASTLLKMFGFLTSEYLPCDEGWLKLGASCYFLSVDTSTWQKSREKCIALDSDLVKVTTDEEYNFLRDLVKGHNTYVGLTDLHVEGIHVWTDGTVHPMIKSWWADSEPSSSGEKCIHYFASKDSRWNDINCNREFRYICEKSVYPIEGLTPLSRNETVIKA from the exons ATGCATACAACCCTTTATCAACAGGCCAAGTCAACAAGGGGAAATACTAGTCGGAATATAGCGGATTCGTTGGAGAGTATGACACAAGAGG tttcagcaCAAGAGCAGACCTCAGAAAAACTCGCCTCCACACTTTTGAAAATGTTCGGCTTTTTAACATCAG AGTATCTTCCATGTGATGAAGGTTGGCTTAAACTTGGAGCTTCTTGTTATTTCTTAAGTGTTGACACTTCCACATGGCAAAAAAGCCGAGAAAAATGCATCGCTTTGGATTCTGATTTGGTCAAAGTAACTACTGATGAAGAGTATAATTTCCTGCGTG ATCTCGTGAAGGGTCACAATACCTACGTAGGATTGACTGACCTGCATGTGGAAGGAATCCACGTTTGGACTGATGGAACTGTCCACCCGATGATTAAATCATG GTGGGCAGACAGTGAGCCGAGCAGTAGCGGGGAAAAATGTATCCATTACTTTGCTTCAAAGGACAGTCGCTGGAATGACATAAATTGCAACAGGGAATTTAG GTACATCTGTGAGAAATCTGTATATCCGATTGAGGGCTTAACTCCACTGTCTCGTAATGAAACTGTCATCAAGGCTTAA